GCTGGGAGCTGGACCGCAAGCTGGAGATCGCCATGGACGCCCTGCGTTGCCCGCCCGGCGACGCGGAAGTGTCCACGCTGTCGGGCGGTGAGGTCCGCCGCGTCGCCCTCTGCCGTCTGCTGCTGCTGAAACCCGACCTTCTGCTGCTGGACGAGCCCACCAACCACCTGGACACCGAGAGCGTGGCCTGGCTGGAGCGCCATCTGCGGGAGTACGAGGGCACGGTGGTGATCGTGACCCACGACCGCTACTTCCTGGACAACGTCACCGGCTGGGTGCTGGAGCTGGAGCGCGGCCACGGCATTCCCTGGGAGGGCAACTACTCCTCCTGGCTCGAGCAGAAGCAGGCGCGGCTGCTCCAGGAGCAGAAGCAGGACCAGGCGCGCCTCAAGACGATCGAACGGGAGCTGGAGTGGGTGCGCACGGCGCCCAAGGCACGCCACAAGAAGAGCAAGGCGCGGCTCGGACGCTACGACGAGCTGGTCGCCCAGGAGCGCGAGCTGAGCCGGCGCTCCGCCCAGATCTCCCTGCCGCCGGGGCCGCGTCTGGGGGACCTGGTGGTCGAGGCCAGCGACCTGCACAAAGGCTACGGCGACACGCTCCTCTTCGAGAACCTCTCCTTCAACCTGCCGCGCGGCGGCATCGTGGGGGTGATCGGCCCCAACGGCGCCGGCAAGACTACGCTGATGAGGCTGGTCACCGGCGCCGAGCAGGCCGACGGCGGCATACTGCGCATCGGCGAGACCGTCCGGATGGCCTACGTCGATCAGCTGCGCGACGAGTTGTCGGACGACAGGACGGTCTGGGAGGAGATCTCCGGCGGCGCGGATGAACTGGACCTGGGCGGGCGCAAGATCAACTCGCGCGCCTACTGTGCCGGCTTCAACTTCCGGGGTGCCGACCAGC
The bacterium genome window above contains:
- the ettA gene encoding energy-dependent translational throttle protein EttA → MAQQYVYTMIGLKKIVPPNREILRGLWLSFLPGAKIGVIGLNGAGKSTLLRIMAGLDDDFIGEAHAAEGVSVGFLPQEPALDPGTDVRGNVEQGVAALKGKLDRFNEISMKMCEPVDDDEMTRLMTEMGELQTEIDAHDGWELDRKLEIAMDALRCPPGDAEVSTLSGGEVRRVALCRLLLLKPDLLLLDEPTNHLDTESVAWLERHLREYEGTVVIVTHDRYFLDNVTGWVLELERGHGIPWEGNYSSWLEQKQARLLQEQKQDQARLKTIERELEWVRTAPKARHKKSKARLGRYDELVAQERELSRRSAQISLPPGPRLGDLVVEASDLHKGYGDTLLFENLSFNLPRGGIVGVIGPNGAGKTTLMRLVTGAEQADGGILRIGETVRMAYVDQLRDELSDDRTVWEEISGGADELDLGGRKINSRAYCAGFNFRGADQQKKLGVLSGGERNRVHLATLLKSGANLIILDEPTNDLDVDTLRALEDALLEFGGCLVVVSHDRWFLDRIATHILAFEGESRVCWYEGNYSRYEEDRRERLGLDADQPHRIRYKRLTRY